A stretch of the Methanofollis sp. genome encodes the following:
- a CDS encoding TIGR03557 family F420-dependent LLM class oxidoreductase, translating into METKIGYGVTLENSTPREALEQTVRAENIGFDSVWVDDHFHPWHHTNAECGQSWVWMGAALQATKKIFMSTCITCPILRYQPAIVAQAFATMRQMYPGRVGLAVGSGEAMNEVPVVGKWPSGAERRAMTVEAVEVMRKLWESDENVTFKGDYYSLDKAFLYTKPEDEVPLYFSGIGPIGSYVAGQHGDHLITVISPPDHLKNVTLPNFEKGARDAGKNPDEMERTMTLFYSIDPDYEKALDALDFWCGALAPAMVTYKVYDSREIEMHGNLMSREAKEASFVIATDPEDLIKKIEVYKDIGMNHFALSNSSPDVNYGIDVFKEIIPHLKD; encoded by the coding sequence ATGGAGACAAAGATTGGCTACGGTGTAACTCTGGAAAATTCTACTCCACGGGAAGCACTTGAACAGACAGTCAGAGCAGAGAACATCGGTTTTGATTCGGTATGGGTAGACGACCACTTCCACCCCTGGCACCACACGAATGCCGAGTGTGGGCAGTCCTGGGTATGGATGGGCGCAGCACTTCAGGCGACAAAGAAGATCTTCATGTCCACCTGTATCACCTGTCCGATCCTGCGCTACCAGCCGGCAATTGTCGCCCAGGCATTTGCAACAATGCGCCAGATGTATCCGGGAAGAGTGGGACTTGCCGTCGGTTCCGGCGAGGCCATGAATGAAGTCCCGGTTGTCGGCAAATGGCCAAGTGGAGCCGAACGCCGGGCAATGACTGTCGAGGCCGTCGAAGTGATGCGGAAGCTCTGGGAAAGCGACGAAAACGTCACCTTCAAGGGCGATTATTACTCCCTCGACAAGGCGTTCCTGTACACAAAGCCCGAAGATGAGGTTCCCCTCTACTTCAGTGGAATTGGCCCGATCGGATCGTATGTTGCCGGACAACACGGCGACCACCTTATTACAGTGATTTCTCCGCCGGATCATCTGAAGAACGTTACCCTGCCAAACTTTGAAAAGGGTGCGAGAGATGCGGGGAAGAATCCGGACGAAATGGAGCGCACAATGACGCTCTTCTACTCCATCGATCCCGACTACGAGAAGGCCCTCGATGCCCTGGACTTCTGGTGCGGAGCACTGGCACCTGCCATGGTAACGTACAAGGTCTATGATTCACGAGAAATTGAGATGCACGGCAACCTTATGAGCCGTGAAGCAAAGGAAGCGTCCTTCGTCATAGCAACCGACCCGGAAGATCTGATCAAGAAGATCGAGGTCTACAAGGATATCGGGATGAACCACTTCGCTCTTTCAAACTCCAGCCCTGACGTGAACTACGGCATCGACGTATTCAAAGAAATCATTCCACACCTCAAGGACTGA
- a CDS encoding PAS domain S-box protein → METYQERLNTIRDYLIEKNPQKVSISAIARNLGMHRSTVSKYLEIMRFNGQVTMDHYGKSRLYTISERIPTMSMFDHTADIIVVMDTNARILMANKSFFTKFDITRKRELIGNNIFDMRLDIFSDLSIKKNIHRMAHGETFLNEIQHTDENTGQIYTITFIPTVSLDGNQNIMISLRDITRYKQTEEALFVSDEKLRTIFKKVPSGILFFDEEGNIINANAASLNLIGVENYHDLINTNLFNLFCQKGKVKKAAMHGEIEKIDLVCDFELLRRKHVLSSSRSGRAYFEAVFTHIASENKAREYAVFFIDVTADRMAKKELKFNESRYHSFFNGTCTGVLIYQPVDDGDDFIIKDVNKAFEIILQIKKEEIIGKKLFETFPDGPVNTVRETLNRVNISGIPEISHPLQYIRNETSPWLTHFVFKLPTGEIASFMMNLPEELSAAVTSQKTDVENSSGSI, encoded by the coding sequence ATGGAAACATATCAGGAAAGACTCAATACTATTCGGGACTATTTAATTGAAAAAAATCCACAAAAGGTATCTATTTCTGCAATTGCAAGAAATCTTGGGATGCATCGAAGCACTGTCTCCAAATATCTGGAGATCATGCGATTTAACGGCCAGGTGACGATGGATCACTATGGGAAATCAAGGCTCTATACCATTTCAGAAAGAATCCCCACAATGTCCATGTTTGATCATACGGCCGACATCATCGTTGTTATGGACACCAATGCACGAATTCTCATGGCGAATAAAAGTTTTTTTACAAAATTCGACATAACACGGAAGAGAGAACTTATCGGCAACAATATTTTTGACATGAGACTGGATATTTTCTCTGACCTCTCAATCAAAAAAAATATTCACAGAATGGCCCATGGAGAGACGTTCCTCAATGAGATCCAGCATACTGATGAAAATACCGGCCAGATTTATACAATAACATTTATTCCAACAGTTTCTCTTGACGGAAACCAAAATATCATGATCAGTCTGCGGGATATCACCCGATATAAACAAACCGAAGAGGCACTTTTTGTCAGCGACGAAAAATTACGGACGATCTTTAAAAAAGTTCCGAGTGGCATCCTATTCTTCGATGAAGAGGGGAATATCATCAATGCAAATGCGGCATCCCTCAATCTAATAGGAGTGGAAAATTATCACGATTTGATAAATACAAATCTATTCAATCTCTTCTGCCAGAAAGGAAAGGTAAAAAAAGCAGCAATGCACGGAGAAATCGAAAAAATAGATCTAGTATGTGATTTTGAACTGTTACGAAGAAAGCACGTCCTGTCTTCCTCCAGATCGGGCAGAGCGTATTTCGAAGCAGTATTCACCCACATCGCAAGTGAAAATAAAGCCCGAGAGTATGCTGTCTTTTTCATAGATGTTACAGCAGATAGAATGGCAAAAAAAGAACTCAAATTTAATGAGTCGCGGTACCACTCGTTTTTTAATGGCACCTGCACCGGCGTGCTGATATATCAACCGGTCGATGATGGAGACGATTTCATCATCAAAGATGTCAACAAAGCCTTTGAAATTATATTACAGATAAAAAAAGAAGAAATAATCGGGAAAAAACTCTTTGAAACATTTCCGGACGGCCCGGTCAACACCGTGCGTGAAACGCTGAACAGGGTTAATATCAGTGGAATTCCAGAGATTAGCCACCCTCTGCAATATATCAGGAATGAAACGTCACCCTGGCTCACACACTTCGTATTTAAACTGCCGACAGGGGAGATCGCCTCGTTTATGATGAATCTCCCGGAGGAACTGAGCGCAGCGGTAACCTCTCAGAAAACAGATGTGGAGAATTCCTCTGGATCAATCTAG
- a CDS encoding nitroreductase family protein, producing MPTDVEMVLAAIRGRRSIRAYEERPLDEETVTAIIDAGVHAPTAMGLQPWRFIVVRDRGLMKQISDYCKPVLRTMLEGATDETSVGFLALLSREDFEIFYGAPVLVLVLGNEKNPYSTYDCTLCAGTMMLAAHAMGIGSCWIGAAGPVAGSPELMRALEVPAGYEIIAPLIFGYPGERPEMPARIKPMVTWL from the coding sequence ATGCCGACTGACGTTGAGATGGTCCTCGCGGCCATCAGGGGAAGGCGGAGCATCAGGGCGTACGAGGAACGACCTCTCGACGAGGAGACCGTCACCGCGATCATCGACGCCGGGGTCCACGCCCCGACGGCCATGGGGCTCCAGCCATGGAGGTTTATCGTTGTCAGGGACCGCGGCCTGATGAAGCAGATCTCCGACTACTGCAAACCGGTCCTCCGCACCATGCTGGAGGGAGCCACCGACGAGACGTCAGTAGGGTTTTTGGCCCTCCTCTCCAGGGAGGACTTCGAGATCTTCTACGGCGCCCCGGTGCTCGTCCTCGTCCTCGGAAACGAGAAGAACCCGTACAGCACCTATGACTGCACCCTCTGCGCCGGGACCATGATGCTTGCCGCCCATGCGATGGGGATCGGGAGTTGCTGGATCGGTGCGGCCGGACCGGTCGCCGGCAGCCCTGAACTGATGAGGGCGCTGGAGGTACCGGCAGGCTATGAGATCATCGCCCCGTTGATCTTCGGTTATCCCGGAGAGCGTCCAGAGATGCCGGCGCGGATAAAGCCCATGGTCACCTGGCTCTGA
- the mch gene encoding methenyltetrahydromethanopterin cyclohydrolase, with protein MLSVNEQALDIFNDIFEYPDDYNAASHELDNGARIVDAGVSVPGGYQAGRTFTEICMGGLADVNLTMGQIKGIPMPFIEVSTDFPSVSCLGAQKAGWTIKVGNYFAMGSGPARALSLKPKHTYEVIGYEDECDSAVICLESDHLPNGEVMQTIADACKVDVANTCAIVAPTSSIVGSVQVAGRCVETAVYKLNELGFDTRKIVAGFGTAPVPPVRGAKRAMGVTNDATIYHGQIALTMNAPEIKDYLGKIPSNTSQGYGKPFNEIFKEAGYDFYKIDTSLFSPADVVINEISEGVVYHVGEVNPDVTLQSFGLQ; from the coding sequence ATGCTGAGCGTGAATGAACAGGCCCTTGACATTTTCAACGACATTTTCGAATATCCCGATGATTACAACGCGGCGTCCCATGAACTTGACAACGGCGCCAGGATCGTCGATGCAGGCGTCTCCGTTCCCGGCGGGTACCAGGCAGGCCGGACCTTCACCGAGATCTGCATGGGCGGCCTCGCCGACGTGAATCTCACGATGGGACAGATCAAGGGGATCCCGATGCCCTTCATCGAGGTCTCCACCGACTTCCCCTCGGTCTCCTGCCTCGGCGCCCAGAAGGCCGGCTGGACGATCAAGGTCGGCAACTACTTCGCGATGGGTTCAGGCCCGGCCCGCGCCCTCTCCCTCAAGCCGAAGCACACCTATGAGGTCATCGGATACGAGGACGAGTGCGACTCAGCCGTGATCTGCCTGGAGAGCGACCACCTCCCGAACGGCGAGGTCATGCAGACGATCGCCGACGCGTGCAAGGTGGACGTCGCCAACACCTGCGCCATCGTCGCCCCCACCTCCTCCATCGTCGGCTCGGTCCAGGTCGCCGGCCGTTGCGTGGAGACCGCAGTCTACAAGCTGAACGAACTCGGCTTCGACACCAGGAAGATCGTCGCCGGTTTCGGCACCGCCCCGGTCCCGCCGGTCCGCGGCGCCAAGCGTGCGATGGGTGTCACGAACGACGCCACCATCTACCACGGCCAGATCGCCCTCACCATGAATGCCCCGGAGATCAAGGACTACCTCGGGAAGATCCCGTCCAATACGTCCCAGGGCTACGGCAAGCCCTTCAACGAGATCTTCAAGGAAGCGGGCTACGACTTCTACAAGATCGACACGTCGCTCTTCTCCCCGGCAGATGTGGTCATCAACGAGATCTCCGAGGGCGTCGTCTATCATGTCGGCGAGGTCAACCCCGACGTGACCCTGCAGTCCTTCGGTCTCCAGTAA
- a CDS encoding ORC1-type DNA replication protein has protein sequence MTKDLLMWDETLFRDPEVFEIDYVPEQFNHRETQMRELAFQIRPGARGGRPLNTICRGLPGTGKTTSVRKLFAEIEAETKKLVPVYVNCEIDNTKFAVFAQIYRKLSGHLPPASGTSFKQVFDAVARILQKEEIVLLVALDDANYLLYENEINRVLYALLRSHESYPGTRIGVIAIISDMNVDLSREVDPRVASVFRPTEIYFPPYSADEARHILTERVMSGLYPGVLSDAMLDLVVEQTMKSGDLRVGLDLLKRAALNAEKDARKKIEEDDICLAYQISKYLHLSFTLRTLKDEEKVLLKTIAGMSSEGREMNAGEVYTRAKEVMKIGYTRFYEIVKKLDAMRLINLDYRQGRGRTRVITLRYEPQRVLELLA, from the coding sequence ATGACAAAGGATCTCCTCATGTGGGATGAGACACTCTTCAGGGACCCCGAGGTCTTCGAGATCGACTATGTCCCGGAGCAGTTCAACCACAGGGAGACGCAGATGCGGGAACTCGCCTTCCAGATCAGGCCGGGAGCGCGGGGCGGCCGGCCCCTGAACACGATCTGCAGGGGCCTGCCCGGCACCGGCAAGACGACGAGCGTGCGAAAACTCTTCGCCGAGATCGAGGCCGAGACCAAGAAACTCGTGCCCGTCTACGTCAACTGCGAGATCGACAACACGAAGTTCGCGGTCTTCGCCCAGATCTACCGGAAACTCTCCGGCCACCTGCCGCCTGCCTCCGGCACCTCCTTCAAGCAGGTCTTCGACGCCGTCGCCCGGATCCTCCAGAAGGAGGAGATCGTCCTGCTCGTCGCCCTCGACGACGCCAACTACCTCCTGTACGAGAACGAGATCAACCGGGTACTGTACGCCCTCCTCCGGTCGCACGAGTCCTATCCGGGCACCAGGATCGGCGTGATCGCGATCATCTCCGATATGAACGTCGACCTCTCGCGCGAGGTGGACCCGCGGGTCGCCTCGGTCTTCAGGCCGACAGAGATCTATTTCCCCCCGTACTCCGCGGACGAGGCCCGCCACATCCTCACCGAGAGGGTGATGAGCGGCCTGTACCCCGGCGTCCTCTCCGATGCGATGCTCGACCTGGTCGTCGAGCAGACGATGAAGAGCGGCGACCTGCGGGTCGGCCTCGACCTCCTCAAGCGTGCCGCCCTCAATGCCGAGAAGGACGCGAGAAAGAAGATCGAGGAGGACGACATCTGCCTGGCCTACCAGATCTCGAAGTACCTCCACCTCTCCTTCACCCTGCGGACCCTGAAGGACGAGGAAAAAGTCCTCTTAAAGACCATCGCAGGCATGAGCAGCGAAGGGAGAGAGATGAACGCGGGAGAGGTCTATACCCGTGCAAAAGAGGTGATGAAAATCGGCTATACCCGCTTCTACGAGATCGTCAAAAAGCTCGATGCGATGCGGCTGATCAACCTCGATTACAGGCAGGGACGGGGCCGAACGCGTGTTATCACGCTGCGATACGAGCCGCAACGCGTCCTCGAACTCCTGGCCTGA